A single Bacteroidales bacterium DNA region contains:
- the polA gene encoding DNA polymerase I yields the protein METKPRLFLFDAYALIFRSYYAFVNRPMINSKGLNTSAIYGFTTTILDIFNREKPDYAAVVFDPPDPTFRNELYDQYKANRMSTPEEIKKSVPFIKQVLEGFNIPVIEIPGYEADDVIGTLAKTAELEGFMTYMVTPDKDFMQLVTDRIKMLKPGRSGGEYETLGIEQVNEFFGVDDPCKVIDILALWGDSSDNVPGAPGIGEKTARDLIRQYNSLENLLDHVSELKPKQRQSLEENRELVLLSHKLVTIHTHVPVNVELQSLRLKAKNEHKLRELFQFLEFRTLTTRVFKNEQAPAQGTLFELATQEVTAPPQHNLKSILTVAHQYHVLQTETDIDNFIVRLSGLTEFCFDTETTGINCREAELVGMSFCFRNFEAYYIPVPADTHEANRLVWKFKDVFENKGIRKIGQNIKYDIQILLNYQVNVEGEVFDTMIAHYLIQPDLRHSLEYLAEIHLGYKMVPIEDLIGKKGPSQKNMRDVAIETIKEYACEDADITWQLYPILKNEIERQKLSDLAYKIEMPLIRVLAEMENAGFKISQENLSAYSAILKTDIDEIENAIYSLAGGKFNLNSPRQLGEILFEKLQIAEGTQKTKTKQYSTGEEVLAKLADKHPIVTKILDYRALQKLLSTYVDALPKLIDKKTVKIHTSFDQAWVSTGRLSSRNPNLQNIPIRDERGKEIRKAFIPCSSNNVLLSADYSQIELRLMAHLSQDENMIDAFAHNADIHVSTAAKIFRVPEEEVTSSMRSKAKTANFGIIYGISAFGLSQRLNISRSEASALIQGYFSSFPKVKLYMENAIRKAQEKGYVETIMGRRRFLPDIHSANAVVRGFAERNAINAPIQGSAADIIKLAMVNLQKRLRHDCRSYLVLQVHDELILDVDTTEIDKIKDIVTFEMENVMSLSVPLVVDIGIGNNWLEAH from the coding sequence ATGGAAACTAAACCCCGTTTATTCCTGTTTGACGCCTATGCGTTAATATTCCGATCATATTATGCCTTCGTTAATCGACCGATGATTAATTCAAAAGGACTTAATACCTCTGCAATTTACGGATTCACAACCACCATATTAGATATTTTTAACCGCGAAAAGCCTGATTACGCTGCTGTTGTATTTGATCCTCCTGATCCTACATTCAGAAATGAGCTATATGACCAGTATAAGGCTAACCGCATGTCGACACCCGAGGAGATCAAAAAATCGGTGCCTTTTATCAAGCAGGTTCTTGAAGGGTTCAACATACCTGTAATTGAAATACCCGGATACGAGGCTGATGATGTAATCGGAACTCTTGCTAAAACAGCTGAACTTGAAGGTTTTATGACTTATATGGTTACCCCTGATAAAGATTTTATGCAACTTGTCACTGACCGTATAAAAATGCTTAAGCCGGGAAGATCGGGTGGGGAATATGAAACACTTGGAATAGAACAGGTTAATGAATTTTTTGGAGTCGATGATCCCTGCAAGGTCATTGATATTCTCGCATTATGGGGAGATTCTTCGGATAATGTGCCGGGAGCTCCAGGAATAGGAGAAAAAACAGCAAGAGACCTGATCCGGCAATATAATTCGCTGGAGAACCTTCTTGATCATGTTTCTGAACTTAAACCCAAGCAGCGTCAAAGCCTTGAAGAGAACAGGGAACTAGTTCTTTTGTCGCATAAGCTGGTAACGATTCATACACACGTGCCAGTGAACGTTGAACTCCAAAGTCTCAGACTAAAAGCAAAAAACGAGCATAAACTCAGAGAATTGTTTCAATTCTTAGAATTCAGAACCTTAACAACAAGGGTTTTTAAAAATGAGCAGGCCCCGGCGCAGGGAACTCTTTTTGAACTTGCCACACAGGAAGTAACCGCTCCGCCTCAGCATAATCTTAAGTCAATACTTACAGTTGCACATCAATATCATGTTTTGCAAACTGAAACAGATATCGATAATTTTATTGTCCGGTTATCAGGCCTTACTGAGTTTTGTTTTGATACTGAAACAACCGGAATCAATTGCAGGGAAGCAGAATTAGTCGGCATGTCTTTTTGTTTCAGAAATTTTGAGGCCTATTATATCCCTGTGCCTGCTGATACCCATGAGGCGAACCGGCTTGTATGGAAATTCAAAGATGTTTTTGAAAACAAGGGCATCAGAAAAATCGGCCAAAATATCAAATATGATATTCAGATTCTTTTGAACTACCAGGTTAATGTAGAGGGTGAGGTATTTGATACCATGATAGCACATTACCTTATTCAGCCTGATTTGCGTCATAGCCTGGAGTACCTGGCCGAAATTCATTTAGGGTATAAAATGGTACCTATCGAAGATCTTATCGGCAAAAAGGGCCCTTCACAAAAAAACATGCGTGATGTAGCCATTGAAACCATTAAGGAATATGCATGTGAGGATGCTGATATCACCTGGCAGCTTTACCCGATTCTTAAGAATGAAATAGAGAGGCAAAAACTATCTGACCTGGCATATAAAATTGAAATGCCTCTGATCAGGGTTTTAGCAGAAATGGAAAATGCCGGTTTTAAAATAAGCCAGGAAAATCTTAGCGCCTATTCTGCCATATTGAAAACAGATATTGATGAAATTGAAAATGCCATCTATTCCCTGGCGGGTGGAAAATTCAATCTTAATTCTCCACGGCAATTAGGGGAAATCTTGTTTGAAAAACTTCAGATCGCAGAGGGCACTCAAAAAACAAAAACAAAACAATATTCAACGGGCGAAGAAGTTTTGGCCAAACTGGCCGATAAACATCCCATAGTTACCAAGATATTGGATTACAGAGCGCTACAAAAGCTGCTCAGTACATATGTTGATGCGCTTCCGAAACTTATTGATAAAAAGACAGTTAAGATCCATACCTCCTTTGATCAGGCCTGGGTAAGCACAGGAAGATTAAGCTCAAGGAATCCGAATCTACAGAATATTCCCATCCGTGATGAAAGAGGGAAAGAGATCCGCAAAGCCTTTATTCCCTGCAGCAGCAATAACGTTCTTCTATCTGCTGACTATTCACAGATTGAACTGCGTCTTATGGCCCATCTGAGCCAGGATGAAAATATGATTGATGCATTTGCCCATAATGCGGATATACATGTTTCAACTGCTGCAAAAATCTTCAGAGTACCGGAAGAGGAAGTGACGTCTTCAATGCGGAGCAAGGCTAAAACAGCGAATTTTGGAATTATTTACGGCATTTCAGCTTTCGGCTTGTCTCAGCGACTCAATATCAGCCGTTCTGAAGCAAGCGCTTTAATCCAGGGCTATTTCAGCTCGTTTCCCAAAGTTAAGTTGTATATGGAAAACGCAATCAGGAAAGCCCAGGAAAAAGGATATGTTGAAACCATTATGGGCAGGCGGAGATTCCTTCCTGATATCCACTCTGCAAACGCTGTTGTAAGAGGTTTTGCTGAACGAAATGCTATTAATGCGCCAATCCAGGGTTCTGCAGCTGATATTATAAAACTTGCCATGGTTAACCTTCAGAAACGGTTAAGGCATGACTGCAGATCCTATCTTGTATTACAGGTACATGACGAATTAATACTTGATGTGGATACAACCGAAATCGATAAGATTAAGGATATTGTGACCTTTGAGATGGAAAACGTGATGAGTCTGAGCGTTCCGCTGGTTGTCGACATCGGTATCGGAAACAACTGGCTGGAAGCCCATTGA
- a CDS encoding metalloregulator ArsR/SmtB family transcription factor yields MKFEGLTVEQLEKAANFLKAIAHPMRIAILQYLDGGKQVNVTEIHEYLKIEQSTTSHHLGILKDKGVLGSKREGKNTYYYIKNDHLSNILECINKCAC; encoded by the coding sequence ATGAAATTCGAAGGCCTTACTGTAGAGCAACTTGAAAAGGCTGCCAATTTTCTTAAAGCTATCGCGCATCCAATGCGAATTGCCATTCTACAATATCTTGACGGGGGTAAACAAGTAAATGTTACTGAAATACATGAATATCTTAAAATCGAACAATCTACTACTTCCCATCATTTAGGTATACTCAAAGACAAAGGTGTTCTTGGATCAAAGCGCGAAGGAAAAAATACCTATTACTACATCAAGAACGATCATTTGAGCAATATTCTTGAGTGTATCAATAAATGTGCTTGTTAA
- a CDS encoding polyprenyl synthetase family protein: MKTDIPLLNLVMRYILRKKGKQMRPVLVFLSAKLHGTPGDATYTAAALIEILHTATLIHDDVVDESNERRGFFSINALWRSKIAVLVGDYLLAKGLLLAVGNKQYEILDLVSNAVKEMSEGELMQIRNTRKLKISESSYFEIIRKKTATLISVCSSCGAKSVGADAETVKNMNDFGEMLGIAFQIKDDLLDYQVNNLTGKPAGNDIQEKKLTLPLIHALNQASHSERDHILHIMNSSSKSKSKFNEVLTFINNHQGISYAENKMKEFAALAKEKLSVYGTESSRQDLNEFIDYAILRNK; this comes from the coding sequence ATGAAAACTGACATTCCCCTGCTTAACCTGGTCATGAGATACATATTAAGAAAAAAAGGTAAGCAGATGCGTCCGGTATTGGTTTTCTTGTCGGCAAAACTTCATGGAACTCCCGGGGATGCAACCTATACTGCTGCAGCCTTAATCGAAATCCTCCACACCGCGACCCTGATTCATGATGATGTGGTGGATGAATCCAATGAGAGAAGAGGTTTCTTTTCGATAAATGCTCTATGGAGATCCAAAATAGCAGTGCTTGTCGGTGACTATCTTCTTGCCAAAGGATTGCTTCTGGCTGTTGGCAACAAGCAATACGAAATTCTTGATCTTGTTTCTAATGCCGTGAAAGAAATGAGTGAAGGCGAATTAATGCAGATACGGAATACCCGTAAGTTGAAAATATCGGAAAGCAGCTATTTTGAAATTATCAGGAAAAAGACTGCCACTCTCATATCTGTTTGTAGCTCCTGTGGGGCGAAATCAGTAGGTGCTGATGCTGAAACTGTTAAAAACATGAATGATTTCGGCGAAATGTTAGGTATTGCTTTTCAAATAAAGGATGACTTGCTTGATTATCAGGTCAATAACCTAACCGGAAAGCCTGCAGGCAATGATATTCAGGAGAAAAAACTCACCCTTCCTTTGATTCATGCCCTGAATCAAGCTTCTCATTCAGAACGGGACCATATTTTGCATATTATGAATAGTTCATCAAAAAGTAAATCTAAGTTTAATGAGGTTCTTACTTTTATAAATAATCACCAGGGCATCTCTTATGCTGAAAATAAAATGAAAGAATTTGCCGCACTCGCCAAAGAAAAACTCTCTGTATATGGAACTGAGTCAAGCAGGCAGGACTTAAATGAATTCATCGATTATGCAATTCTTAGAAATAAGTAA
- the uvrC gene encoding excinuclease ABC subunit UvrC, which yields MKEQDTIISEITKKLPQKPGVYQFFDAQGIIIYVGKAKNLRKRVVSYFTRSDAHSYKHSALVSKICDIKYVLVENESDALLLENNLIKEYQPRYNILLKDDKTFPWICIKKERFPRVMATRNRVEDGSEYYGPYTSALMVKTLLELIRQLYKLRTCNLLLCEEYITKQKYHRCLEFQLGNCLAPCEGLQNEEDYNENVQQIREILKGNLHTVIRHLYEIMGDFSKKMHFEQAEIIKNKITILEKFRGKSTIVNPKITQVDVFGIVDNTDFAYVNFLKVVQGAIVQSHNIEVVKRTDEVVGEILLSVIYDLRSRFDNNACEIIVQFKPEIALEGVKFSVPQRGDKLKLLELSLRNANSYKIDREASRTTEKKVDYEDKVLNQMKIDLRLKSLPVIIECFDNSNIQGSDPVASCVVFKSGKPFKSGYRHFNVKTVTGPNDFASMEEIVYRRYKRIMEEQGEIPDLIIIDGGKGQLSAATKSLKEIGLYGKVSVIGIAKKLEEIYVPEDPIPLYINKNSSTLRLIQRIRDEAHRFGITFHRLKRSNSQLESVFDTIPGIGEKMRNKILKLESDISKLKLLSEPELIKLIGKREAAALIKFFNQAN from the coding sequence ATGAAGGAACAAGATACCATTATTTCAGAAATAACTAAAAAATTGCCTCAAAAACCTGGAGTATACCAGTTTTTTGATGCCCAGGGTATCATAATTTATGTAGGCAAGGCAAAAAATTTGCGTAAAAGAGTTGTATCTTACTTTACACGCTCAGATGCTCATAGCTATAAACATTCGGCTCTTGTTTCAAAAATTTGTGATATTAAATATGTTCTTGTAGAGAATGAATCGGATGCTCTTTTGCTCGAGAATAACCTGATCAAGGAGTATCAACCCAGATACAATATTTTGCTTAAAGATGATAAAACGTTTCCCTGGATATGTATTAAGAAAGAGCGATTTCCGCGTGTAATGGCCACAAGAAACAGGGTAGAGGATGGTTCGGAATACTATGGACCGTATACATCAGCCCTAATGGTAAAAACATTATTGGAACTTATACGACAATTATATAAGCTTAGAACTTGTAATCTGTTGCTTTGCGAGGAGTATATTACAAAACAAAAGTATCACCGATGCCTTGAATTTCAACTTGGAAATTGTCTTGCTCCATGTGAAGGTTTGCAAAATGAAGAAGACTATAATGAGAATGTGCAACAGATTCGTGAGATTCTTAAAGGCAACTTGCATACTGTAATTCGACATCTATACGAGATAATGGGTGATTTTTCTAAGAAGATGCATTTTGAGCAGGCCGAAATAATTAAAAATAAAATCACCATATTGGAGAAGTTTAGAGGAAAATCAACGATTGTTAATCCAAAAATAACCCAGGTCGATGTTTTCGGAATAGTTGATAACACTGATTTTGCCTACGTGAATTTTCTAAAAGTTGTGCAGGGCGCTATTGTGCAATCGCATAATATAGAAGTTGTAAAAAGAACCGATGAGGTTGTTGGTGAAATTCTACTGTCAGTCATATATGATTTAAGGAGCCGTTTTGATAACAATGCCTGTGAAATCATTGTCCAATTCAAACCAGAAATAGCCCTTGAAGGTGTAAAATTCTCCGTACCACAGCGAGGGGATAAATTGAAGTTACTAGAGCTTTCGTTACGAAATGCAAACTCTTACAAGATTGACCGCGAAGCCTCTCGAACTACAGAAAAAAAAGTTGATTATGAAGACAAGGTTTTAAATCAAATGAAAATCGATTTACGACTTAAATCTTTACCGGTTATTATTGAATGTTTTGATAATTCAAATATTCAGGGTTCTGATCCTGTTGCTTCATGTGTTGTATTTAAATCCGGGAAACCATTTAAATCCGGATACCGTCATTTTAATGTTAAAACTGTGACTGGTCCGAACGATTTCGCGTCCATGGAAGAAATAGTTTACCGGAGGTATAAAAGGATAATGGAAGAACAGGGAGAAATTCCGGATCTTATTATTATTGATGGAGGTAAAGGACAGTTAAGTGCTGCGACGAAAAGCCTTAAAGAAATTGGCTTATACGGTAAGGTATCTGTAATAGGCATAGCAAAAAAGCTTGAAGAAATTTATGTTCCTGAAGATCCGATACCGTTGTATATTAACAAAAACTCATCTACATTACGCCTCATTCAAAGAATCAGGGATGAAGCACACCGTTTCGGTATTACATTTCACAGGCTTAAGAGGAGCAATTCACAACTCGAATCAGTATTTGACACAATCCCGGGGATCGGCGAAAAGATGAGGAATAAAATACTAAAATTAGAAAGCGATATAAGTAAACTGAAATTATTAAGTGAGCCGGAACTTATAAAACTTATCGGTAAAAGGGAGGCAGCTGCTTTAATAAAATTCTTCAACCAGGCAAACTAG